A genomic segment from Phragmites australis chromosome 6, lpPhrAust1.1, whole genome shotgun sequence encodes:
- the LOC133920523 gene encoding putative potassium transporter 12 — translation MGAYGSWIRTLISPWMRRLAGSKTCTEKRWHVCSVFFTLPACKAKVKRWLEGRAYKKNCLLILVLVGTCTAIGDGILTPAISVLSASGGIRVQNQKMSTGQQCYL, via the exons ATGGGAGCATATGGGAGTTGGATCAGAACCTTGATAAGCCCATGGATGAGGAGGCTAGCAGGCTCAAAAACATGTACAGAGAAAAG GTGGCACGTTTGCTCTGTATTCTTTACTTTGCCGGCATGCAAAG CAAAAGTAAAGAGATGGCTAGAGGGACGTGCATATAAAAAGAATTGTCTTCTTATCCTCGTTCTCGTTGGTACCTGTACAGCCATTGGAGATGGTATCCTTACTCCTGCTATATCAG TTCTCTCTGCATCAGGTGGAATAAGAGTTCAAAATCAGAAGATGAGTACAG GTCAACAATGTTATTTGTGA
- the LOC133920524 gene encoding CEN-like protein 2, which produces MSRVLEPLVVGKVIGEVLDDFNPTVKMMVTYSSNKQVFNGHELFPSAVAAKPRVHVEGDLRSLFTLVMTDPDVPGPSDPYLREHLHWIVTDIPGTTDASFGKELVSYESPKPNIGIHRFIFVLFQQDRRYPVSLPSSRDRFSTRQFAENNKLGLPVAAVYFNAQRETAARRR; this is translated from the exons ATGTCAAGGGTGTTGGAGCCTCTCGTTGTGGGGAAGGTGATTGGTGAGGTGCTGGACGATTTCAACCCCACCGTGAAGATGATGGTCACCTACAGCTCCAACAAACAGGTCTTCAACGGACACGAGCTCTTCCCCTCGGCAGTCGCCGCCAAGCCGCGTGTCCACGTAGAGGGCGATCTCAGGTCCCTCTTCACATTG GTGATGACTGACCCTGATGTGCCAGGACCTAGTGATCCATACCTGAGGGAGCACCTTCACTG GATTGTTACTGATATTCCTGGGACTACTGATGCTTCTTTTG GGAAGGAGCTGGTGAGCTACGAGAGCCCAAAGCCAAACATAGGCATCCACAGGTTCATCTTCGTTCTGTTCCAGCAGGATCGCCGGTACCCGGTGAGCCTGCCGTCGTCGAGGGACCGCTTCAGCACCCGCCAGTTCGCCGAGAACAACAAGCTCGGCCTCCCCGTGGCCGCCGTCTACTTCAACGCACAGCGCGAGACCGCCGCACGCCGGCGCTAA